The following proteins are co-located in the Limisphaerales bacterium genome:
- a CDS encoding DUF1501 domain-containing protein, with protein sequence MGIGSLALAWLLQREKLLGTPKDIPRAQRRFDLKPKQPHFAPRAKAMISLFMHGGPSHMDLTDPKPELQRCNGMEYGGSVHYSFANEASRKLFGSPWQFKKHGQCGMDFSELLPHTAKIADDLCMIRSMHTGHNGHEVSIRYINAGIPGITGRPSLGAWLTYGLGSENDELPAYMVLKDPGGKPVDGNHNWSNGWLPSLYQGTVLRAKEPRIFNLDAPGHLLGAPQENFLQFLSDLNADQTQALPGEDALESRIASFELAARMQTAAKEALDISGESEATRKLYGIDQNETKEYGTRCLIARRLVERGVRFVQLFLNGQPWDNHENIHAGLPSICRRTDQPAAALVTDLKQRGLLDSTVVHWGGEIGRLPVVQSRSKPGRDHNGQGFSTWLAGGGFKPGTIYGETDEVGHRAAVDKVTANDYQATLLHQFGLDHTQLTYHHGGQSQKLTNDRPARVVKEIVG encoded by the coding sequence ATGGGCATTGGCAGTCTGGCGTTGGCGTGGTTGTTGCAGCGTGAGAAACTGCTCGGCACGCCCAAGGACATCCCGCGCGCCCAGCGTCGGTTTGATCTGAAGCCCAAGCAACCGCACTTTGCGCCCCGGGCCAAGGCGATGATTTCCCTCTTCATGCACGGCGGCCCGAGCCACATGGACCTCACGGACCCCAAGCCCGAGCTGCAGCGTTGCAACGGTATGGAATACGGCGGCAGCGTCCATTACAGCTTTGCTAACGAAGCCAGCCGCAAGCTCTTCGGCAGCCCCTGGCAATTCAAGAAGCACGGCCAATGTGGTATGGACTTCAGCGAACTGCTGCCGCACACCGCAAAGATCGCCGACGATCTCTGCATGATCCGAAGCATGCACACCGGCCACAACGGCCACGAGGTTTCCATCCGTTACATCAACGCCGGCATCCCGGGCATCACCGGCCGCCCCAGCCTCGGCGCTTGGCTCACCTACGGGCTCGGCAGCGAAAACGACGAGCTGCCCGCCTACATGGTGCTCAAGGATCCGGGCGGCAAACCGGTCGATGGCAATCACAACTGGAGCAACGGTTGGCTGCCCAGCCTTTATCAGGGCACCGTCCTGCGCGCCAAGGAACCGCGCATTTTTAACCTCGACGCCCCCGGCCATCTGCTTGGTGCGCCACAGGAAAATTTTCTGCAATTTCTCAGCGACCTCAATGCCGATCAAACCCAGGCGTTGCCCGGCGAAGACGCCCTCGAGTCACGCATCGCCAGCTTCGAGCTGGCCGCCCGCATGCAGACCGCCGCCAAGGAAGCGCTCGATATCAGTGGGGAAAGCGAGGCCACCCGAAAGTTGTACGGCATCGATCAAAACGAAACGAAGGAATACGGCACCCGCTGCCTCATCGCCCGACGGCTCGTCGAACGCGGCGTGCGTTTCGTGCAGCTCTTCCTCAACGGCCAGCCGTGGGATAACCACGAAAACATCCACGCCGGTCTGCCGTCCATTTGCCGCCGCACCGATCAACCCGCCGCTGCGCTGGTCACCGATTTAAAACAACGCGGCCTGCTCGACAGCACCGTCGTCCATTGGGGTGGTGAGATCGGTCGGCTGCCGGTGGTGCAATCCCGCAGCAAACCCGGCCGCGACCACAATGGCCAAGGCTTCAGCACCTGGCTCGCCGGCGGCGGCTTCAAGCCCGGCACCATCTATGGTGAAACCGACGAAGTCGGCCACCGCGCCGCCGTCGATAAGGTCACCGCCAACGATTACCAAGCCACCCTTCTGCACCAATTCGGCCTCGACCACACCCAACTCACCTACCACCACGGCGGCCAATCCCAAAAACTCACCAATGATCGCCCCGCCCGCGTTGTGAAAGAGATTGTTGGGTAA